A window of Ictalurus furcatus strain D&B chromosome 18, Billie_1.0, whole genome shotgun sequence contains these coding sequences:
- the shroom1 gene encoding protein Shroom3 produces MDSYNMHFEKMSNFDLHPISRHSPSKSTSSIDQYTHHHGKGDSAYSSFSGGSSAPDYPSPFLADDLHPHNLHYTDLKYVKAVYGPSILDSDSKSMNHLYGSTEAVVHQHHQSHNGCSHVKDPSVPSTHLPPPPPPPLPPPVHIDTFITTRNLESSVLSQSAEVLPSGVSPFRHQTSHSEFLGSKHNLVYDLWVPQNYERKQDLVEKTSESKSEAVFNRSPLPTGQAELLQQNMEKLSGIRRNRSHSACGVTVSEQQQPIKSWEMPQNTISGSIQHKGQFYFITGVYKSCESSVPPPQCPIDSINAPAQAEIQRSHNTVENMFKNVPPRKQSSAEILFEDNKLPPPNGDEEPSSSHHFSKSQSVADLEVMNMDVGRHHTNNHPIFYCGPEDSFSTSSQHKPVTPVVTEMNHNVHLKQDEPVKKLTRQHLADMPTEKINKDTTPLLYHLTGASRASVTKNVKNEKNSSLGSDWGKAHPEAGRVSVSSSGQSLHSEESKESKPNDFYSLYNTMDDSFKKYYKEKLKDAQTKVLRATSFRRKDLGLSWQKVIEHCCDKKLSVIPSGPPTQENSSPAHVPTFQNTDSLNNPSHEIKKETVKQQNIAQPQVPRVGCRKRLTLGQKKLSNSEPEKLHRLGDGPTHVTCRSLGSESDGLLSEEHLVQHGLVAVRRRMFEVRGRAMSACSFSKSTLKHLQQKALVAYMERKTGSKVAEQLQPAPQVPTAGRHSDWGPRPYSGPKEKPLRPLSASRIHDLSSIRFAQFTSAQHGGHSRQSSWRERASPPSEKSASLEDLLEERQQHRSYRSSSISSPRSFHQNQKHFDSSTHDKDLSRAEIKVEGERTVCKEYAASVPDQQRVRVFAPRGKSMEELGMIGVSRPKVLSKSSDQLNQVQGTHVLSDREKRDSIKQHNAPRVGSENNVQIGADHRVFKEPGSSEHTSTVGNPWVRTSPVSGKESRVTATPSPPRGPSEKNLIVSKTKAVPQEPFLMKGEISHGDVSDVHSIHEVSLGFGVTTNPSLWPLSPGTDDGKTHEGTTSQCTLTRHPQHHPQNTQPALYGNTESVSGCERLAAVPAPAPDGAQERKKKVGRKCPVDQPQWETLVQEVVSADQSLAHVLYPVANRKTAVMLMEQMLSEDHLLMEDHYKKKQEQKATIPEQISYRPSAADDDGDDDGDDGDDEQSVNGSVPLTVRHHALYSTGANVTEKKRQLMARIEEQLKSLEGLRSSLQGEEKEIGVLGNSLEVLVRECCLPAELERYTQFIEDLERVISLLLCLSARLARVQNALSTVDENMDSEEKESLVSRHDLLCKQREDAKDLKDNLDRRERMVSTFLAKKLTEDQLQEYRRFVQNKASLLIRQKDLDEKQRLGEEQLEALLNSIPP; encoded by the exons ATGGATTCCTACAATATGCACTTTGAGAAGATGAGCAACTTTGACCTGCACCCTATTAGTCGACATTCTCCATCCAAGTCCACTAGTAGTATAGATCAGTACACGCACCATCACGGCAAAGGAGATTCTGCTTATAGCTCTTTCTCTGGAGGCTCCTCTGCCCCTGATTACCCTTCACCCTTCCTAGCAGATGATTTACACCCACATAACCTGCACTACACTGATCTGAAGTATGTGAAGGCCGTGTATGGTCCCAGCATCCTCGACTCCGATTCCAAAAGCATGAATCATCTGTATGGTTCCACGGAGGCCGTTGTGCACCAACATCACCAGAGCCATAATGGATGTTCTCATGTCAAAGATCCTTCAGTGCCTTCCACCCATttaccacctccacctccacctccacttCCACCGCCTGTCCATATAGACACTTTCATCACAACTAGGAATCTTGAAAGCTCAGTGTTGAGCCAGAGTGCTGAGGTTCTGCCTTCTGGCGTTTCACCCTTTAGGCACCAGACATCTCATTCTGAATTCTTGGGTTCCAAGCATAACCTCGTTTATGATCTCTGGGTTCCTCAGAATTATGAGAGAAAGCAAGACCTTGTGGAAAAGACCTCAGAGTCGAAGTCAGAAGCCGTCTTTAATCGATCGCCACTACCGACAGGGCAGGCAGAACTTTTACAACAGAACATGGAGAAGCTCTCAGGAATTCGACGCAACAGGTCACATTCAGCGTGCGGGGTTACGGTCTCTGAGCAACAACAACCAATCAAGTCCTGGGAGATGCCACAAAACACAATCAGTGGAAGTATTCAGCACAAAGGACAGTTCTATTTCATCACTGGTGTGTACAAATCGTGTGAGTCCAGTGTTCCACCACCACAATGTCCGATAGACAGCATCAACGCTCCTGCACAAGCTGAAATACAGAGATCGCATAATACCGTGGagaacatgtttaaaaatgttcccCCGAGGAAGCAGAGCAGCGCTGAAATCTTATTTGAAGACAACAAATTACCCCCACCAAATGGAGATGAGGAACCTTCAAGTAGCCATCATTTCTCAAAGTCTCAAAGTGTTGCTGATTTGGAAGTCATGAATATGGACGTAGGCAGACATCACACCAACAATCACCCAATCTTCTACTGTGGCCCAGAGGATAGCTTCTCAACATCATCTCAGCATAAACCTGTGACTCCTGTCGTTACTGAAATGAACCacaatgttcatttaaaacaagaTGAACCTGTGAAAAAACTGACGAGACAACACTTAGCTGATATGCCCACAGAGAAGATCAACAAAGACACGACTCCGCTTCTGTACCACCTCACTGGAGCCAGCAGAGCGTCTGTCACGAAGAAcgtaaaaaatgagaaaaactcTAGTCTGGGATCAGACTGGGGTAAAGCTCATCCAGAAGCAGGACGGGTATCTGTTTCTTCTAGTGGTCAGTCATTGCACAGTGAAGAGTCTAAAGAGTCGAAGCCGAACGACTTTTATTCTCTATACAATACCATGGACGATTCcttcaaaaaatattataaagaaaAGCTTAAGGATGCACAAACCAAGGTTTTGAGAGCGACTTCATTCAGAAGAAAAGATCTCGGACTCTCTTGGCAAAAGGTCATTGAGCACTGCTGTGATAAAAAGCTCTCCGTCATTCCTTCTGGGCCTCCAACGCAAGAGAACTCCAGTCCAGCTCATGTGCCCACATTTCAGAACACAGATAGTTTGAATAACCCCAGCCACGAGATTAAGAAAGAGACGGTGAAGCAGCAAAATATCGCTCAGCCGCAGGTGCCTCGAGTGGGCTGTAGGAAACGTCTGACCCTGGGACAGAAGAAGCTGTCCAACTCCGAGCCGGAAAAGCTGCACCGTCTGGGAGACGGCCCGACACACGTGACCTGCCGTTCCCTCGGCAGTGAGAGTGATGGACTGCTCTCAGAAGAACATCTCGTTCAGCACGGTCTAGTCGCGGTCAGACGCAGGATGTTTGAGGTGAGAGGACGTGCGATGTCGGCTTGCAGCTTCTCCAAAAGCACTCTTAAGCACCTTCAGCAGAAGGCCTTGGTAGCATATATGGAACGTAAAACTGGCTCCAAGGTAGCAGAGCAGCTGCAGCCAGCTCCACAGGTTCCCACAGCAGGGAGGCATTCTGACTGGGGTCCTAGACCTTATTCTGGACCCAAGGAGAAGCCACTTAGGCCGCTCTCTGCTAGTCGTATTCATGACTTGAGTTCCATCAGATTCGCCCAGTTCACCTCCGCGCAACACGGCGGCCACTCGCGGCAGTCCAGCTGGAGAGAACGAGCATCACCTCCATCAGAGAAGTCTGCCTCTCTGGAGGATCTCCTGGAGGAACGACAGCAACATCGCTCGTACAGAAGCAGCAGCATTTCATCCCCTCGTTCCTTTCACCAG AACCAGAAACACTTCGACTCCTCTACACATGATAAAGATCTCTCAAG AGCTGAGATTAAAGTGGAAGGAGAAAGAACAGTCTGTAAGGAGTATGCAGCGTCGGTTCCGGATCAGCAGAGGGTCCGAGTGTTTGCACCCAGAGGGAAATCGATGGAGGAGCTTGGAATGATCGGGGTTTCCAGACCTAAAGTTCTCAGCAAAAGCTCGGATCAGCTGAATCAGGTCCAGGGAACACACGTCCTGTCTGACAGGGAGAAGAGAGACAGCATCAAGCAACACAATGCACCTCGGGTTGGTTCTGAGAATAATGTTCAGATCGGCGCTGATCACAGGGTCTTTAAGGAGCCTGGTTCATCAGAACACACATCTACAGTGGGCAACCcctgggtcagaacatctcctgTATCGGGTAAAGAAAGCAGAGTCACAGCTACACCCAGTCCTCCCAGAGGACCCAGTGAGAAGAATCTGATTGTCAG cAAAACTAAGGCCGTTCCTCAAGAACCGTTCTTAATGAAGGGTGAAATATCACATGGAGACGTGAGCGATGTCCACTCCATCCACGAAGTCTCCCTCGGCTTTGGGGTCACAACCAACCCCAGTCTGTGGCCTTTATCACCGGGGACTGATGACGGGAAAACACACGAGGGCACAACTTCCCAATGTACGCTTACCCGTCATCCTCAGCATCATCCTCAGAACACACAGCCTGCTTTATATGGCAACACGGAGTCGGTGTCAGGGTGTGAACGGTTAGCAGCGGTTCCTGCCCCTGCACCTGATGGAGCTcaggaaaggaagaagaaagtaGGAAGGAAGTGTCCTGTAGACCAGCCTCAGTGGGAGACACTGGTTCAGGAAGTGGTCTCAGCAGACCAGTCATTAGCTCACGTTCTGTATCCTGTTGCTAATCGGAAGACAGCCGTCATGCTGATGGAGCAGATGTTATCTGAAGACCATCTTTTGATGGAAGATCACTATAAGAAAAAGCAGGAGCAGAAAGCTACCATACCTGAGCAGATATCATACAG GCCgtctgctgctgatgatgatggagatgatgatggagatgatggagatgatgagcAGAGTGTAAACGGCTCGGTTCCTCTGACTGTACGACATCATGCTCTGTACAGTACAGGAGCGAATGTCACTGAGAAGAAG AGGCAGCTGATGGCTCGTATCGAAGAGCAGCTGAAATCTCTGGAGGGATTGCGCTCGTCCCTGCAAGGCGAGGAGAAGGAAATCGGAGTTCTGGGGAATTCTCTGGAGGTTCTGGTGCGCGAGTGCTGTTTACCTGCCGAGCTGGAGCGCTACACGCAGTTCATCGAAGACCTGGAGCGCGTCATCAGCCTGCTGTTGTGTCTCTCAGCACGTCTGGCCCGCGTTCAGAACGCCCTGAGCACTGTAGACGAGAACATGGACTCTGAGGAGAAG GAATCTCTGGTCAGTAGACATGACCTCCTGTGCAAACAGAGGGAGGATGCCAAGGACCTGAAGGACAACCTGGACCGGCGTGAGCGCATGGTCTCCACGTTCCTGGCCAAAAAGCTGACGGAGGACCAGCTGCAGGAGTACCGGCGCTTCGTCCAGAACAAAGCCTCGCTCCTCATCCGCCAGAAAGACCTGGACGAAAAGCAGCGGCTCGGGGAGGAGCAACTCGAGGCTCTTCTCAACAGCATTCCTCCGTGA
- the LOC128622378 gene encoding ankyrin repeat domain-containing protein SOWAHA-like, producing MEITQESVLSVLVEEGGKIQNSELLSKFKAPLNCSDPTEKKQNRDLFKMIINNVAVVKVIEEVKYVVLRKKYQHLLKNRSDDGTEEKEEGEGGEPEKVELNPAAELREVCENEAAPEENKSEQKPPSDSGADSSHSSPAPSFIELALQRQKSTDFKVKKSLHFVTPLKSGTHDSQKHGPARSTNSETSEHKRFALPLRTPPVAVAPVAREDLSTMKIPSNDTNPVQVHLAPVSSTPGPPCSPRYKRRSSVDSVGISSSPQTRRHCKSAKPADEPKYSDTALLESSEHEWMVKSASGQWGYLYGLLLKDAQLAEKKDFISGFTALHWAAKCGNGDMLCKIIDLSRKNGNGVDVNTKSYAGYTPLHVAAIHGQEYVIGILVNEYAANCNVRDNSGKKAHHYLDTDASRSIRELLGALKVVRAEPQKNTEDTDTHKHAHTISRLFQPQTIGYKKKPKSRSSVLSTPEDVKDEKGEHSNPMHRVLSDVFS from the coding sequence ATGGAGATCACACAGGAGTCGGTACTGTCGGTGTTGGTCGAGGAAGGTGGGAAGATTCAAAACTCGGAGTTACTGAGTAAATTTAAAGCTCCATTAAACTGCAGCGATCCGACCGAGAAGAAGCAGAACAGAGATCTGTTCAAGATGATCATCAACAACGTCGCGGTGGTGAAAGTGATAGAGGAGGTGAAATACGTCGTGCTGAGGAAAAAGTACCAGCATTTACTGAAGAACAGGTCAGATGATGGGACTGAAGAAAAGGAGGAGGGAGAAGGCGGTGAGCCGGAGAAGGTGGAACTAAACCCGGCAGCAGAACTCAGAGAAGTGTGTGAGAATGAAGCAGCTCCTGAGGAGAACAAATCAGAGCAGAAACCTCCCTCAGACAGTGGAGCTGACTCCTCACACAGCTCTCCAGCTCCTTCCTTCATCGAGCTGGCTTTACAAAGACAGAAATCTACAGACTTCAAGGTAAAGAAGTCATTACACTTCGTGACACCTCTCAAATCAGGTACACATGACTCACAGAAGCACGGACCTGCCCGCTCCACCAACAGCGAGACGAGCGAACACAAACGCTTCGCCCTGCCGTTACGCACGCCTCCCGTGGCTGTCGCACCTGTGGCACGGGAAGACTTGAGTACAATGAAAATTCCATCAAACGACACCAATCCGGTCCAAGTCCACTTGGCTCCAGTGAGCTCCACACCAGGGCCTCCCTGTTCACCTCGATATAAGAGACGCTCGTCTGTGGACAGCGTGGGGATTAGCAGCTCTCCACAAACACGCAGACACTGCAAAAGTGCTAAACCTGCAGACGAGCCCAAGTACAGTGACACCGCCCTGCTAGAAAGCTCCGAACACGAGTGGATGGTGAAGTCTGCGTCAGGACAGTGGGGCTATCTGTACGGCCTGCTGCTAAAGGACGCCCAGCTGGCGGAGAAAAAGGATTTCATTTCGGGCTTCACGGCCTTACACTGGGCAGCAAAGTGTGGAAACGGCGACATGCTGTGCAAGATCATCGACCTGTCCAGGAAGAACGGAAATGGTGTGGACGTCAACACCAAGTCCTACGCCGGCTACACCCCGCTACACGTCGCCGCCATCCATGGTCAGGAGTACGTCATAGGCATCTTGGTGAATGAATACGCTGCCAACTGTAATGTTCGGGATAACTCTGGGAAAAAGGCGCACCACTACCTGGATACAGATGCCTCGCGCTCGATCCGGGAGCTGCTGGGGGCGTTGAAGGTGGTGCGTGCTGAGCCGCAGAAGAACACCGAGGACACTGACACTCACAAACATGCTCACACCATCAGCCGACTCTTCCAGCCACAAACGATAGGCTACAAGAAGAAGCCCAAATCCAGAAGCTCCGTCTTGTCCACGCCTGAGGACGTGAAGGATGAAAAGGGCGAGCACTCGAACCCCATGCACAGGGTTCTTTCTGATGTATTTTCCTAA